In Cercospora beticola chromosome 3, complete sequence, the following proteins share a genomic window:
- a CDS encoding uncharacterized protein (CAZy:AA3), which translates to MSAEDTTYNVADTPLPPAPKEDPLSSEQWRILSAVADTVVPALTRGLKGTDRLLQHPLREEIYDAAGKRIRALAKFNDGDETAERYLSESAAAHPLFKDMITRMVACNMSDTAKNGLLFILTALNTRAGALLLTGHTTPFYGLPVRDREKVILGWGQSRIPLLRGLSRSFTALFRVIWLRTSPTLEAVLGYPRAPVYAQAAPIGYGFHFLQIPPSTSAEAEVIETDVLIVGSGCGGAVAAKTLAEAGQKVLVVEKQYYWTPEHFPMGEREAGQHLFGNGGVILSDDSSISVVTGTAWGGGGTVNWSASLQPQGFVRREWAQKFGLTHFTGSAFQADLDAVCDRMGVSTNNITHNKGNLALLEGARKLGWSAKAVAQNTGGEVHHDGFCTRGCRTCGKKGPTVTFLPDAADAGATFLEGFEVSQILFDEKDATLATGVKGIWTSRDGMGGLAGEDRTRREVIIKAKRTIISGGSVYTPILLQKSGLSNKHIGRHLHLHPVNMVAAVWDEDVRPWEGPILSTVVNEFENIDGDGYGAKLECTTMLPSSFLPLFEWQGGLDFKEFTVKMRRMTGYISLARDRYGGRIYPDAKDGRCHIQYTPNAYDQKHILEGVVRLAEILYVEGAREIYAAVPNIGPFVRPSADADSKVSMHANASPSVTDPAFAAWIAKVRSNGFPSPGTGFFSAHQMGSCRMGTSPKNSVVDYRGRVWGTQNLYIADASVFPSASGVNPMITNMGIARGIARGIAEEADRENVDRFNAVNTGVKARL; encoded by the exons ATGTCCGCAGAAGACACAACATACAATGTGGCCGACACCCCTCTGCCGCCAGCGCCCAAAGAAGACCCCTTGAGCTCCGAGCAATGGAGGATTTTGTCTGCCGTCGCGGACACAGTAGTGCCGGCACTCACCCGCGGTCTAAAGGGCACCGACCGTCTGCTACAGCATCCGCTGCGCGAGGAAATATACGATGCTGCCGGCAAACGCATCAGAGCTCTCGCAAAATTTAACGACGGCGATGAGACGGCGGAGCGCTACCTCAGCGAGAGCGCTGCCGCTCATCCGCTGTTCAAGGACATGATCACCCGAATGGTTGCATGCAATATGAGCGATACAGCCAAGAATGGGCTATTATTCATTCTTACCGCCCTGAA tACGCGAGCCGGTGCATTGCTGCTCACGGGCCACACGACGCCTTTCTACGGCCTACCAGTCCGCGATCGCGAGAAGGTCATCCTCGGATGGGGTCAGTCTCGTATACCACTGCTACGCGGCTTGAGCAGATCATTCACTGCGCTGTTTCGTGTCATATGGTTGAGAACATCTCCGACACTTGAAGCAGTACTGGGCTACCCGAGGGCTCCTGTGTATGCGCAAGCCGCACCGATTGGATATGGTTTCCATTTCCTCCAGATTCCCCCAAGCACTTCAGCTGAAGCCGAAGTGATCGAGACAGATGTGCTCATTGTAGGCAGTGGTTGCGGAGGCGCGGTCGCAGCAAAGACCTTGGCCGAAGCGGGCCAAAAGGTGCTTGTTGTCGAGAAGCAGTACTACTGGACTCCTGAACACTTCCCCATGGGTGAACGTGAAGCCGGTCAACACTTGTTCGGCAATGGAGGCGTAATCCTTTCCGACGACTCCAGTATTAGTGTTGTAACAGGGACAGCCTGGGGAGGCGGAGGCACAGTCAACTGGAGCGCTTCACTGCAACCTCAGGGGTTCGTGCGAAGAGAGTGGGCTCAAAAGTTCGGCCTCACTCACTTCACAGGCTCTGCTTTCCAGGCGGATCTGGACGCCGTGTGCGATCGTATGGGCGTGAGCACAAATAACATCACTCACAACAAGGGCAATCTGGCACTGCTAGAAGGCGCCAGGAAACTCGGATGGAGCGCCAAAGCTGTAGCACAGAACACCGGAGGCGAAGTCCATCACGACGGATTCTGCACAAGAGGATGTCGTACTTGCGGCAAGAAAGGGCCAACTGTGACCTTTTTACCTGATGCTGCCGATGCCGGTGCTACCTTCTTGGAAGGCTTTGAGGTGAGTCAGATTCTATTTGATGAGAAAGACGCAACTCTGGCTACGGGCGTCAAAGGTATCTGGACCTCGCGCGATGGCATGGGCGGCCTTGCAGGCGAAGACCGAACACGTCGCGAAGTGATCATCAAGGCCAAACGCACAATCATCTCCGGCGGATCAGTGTACACGCCTATCCTGCTGCAGAAGTCCGGTCTGAGCAACAAGCACATCGGCCGGCATCTCCATTTACACCCAGTAAACATGGTCGCCGCGGTCTGGGACGAAGACGTCCGCCCCTGGGAAGGACCCATTCTCTCAACCGTCGTCAACGAATTCGAGAACATCGACGGAGACGGCTACGGTGCCAAACTCGAATGCACAACCATGCTGCCCAGCTCCTTCCTCCCTCTCTTCGAATGGCAAGGAGGTCTCGACTTCAAAGAATTCACCGTCAAAATGCGACGCATGACAGGCTACATATCTCTCGCCCGTGATCGCTACGGTGGAAGAATCTATCCCGACGCCAAAGACGGAAGATGTCATATCCAATATACTCCCAACGCATACGATCAAAAACACATCTTGGAAGGCGTCGTCCGTCTCGCCGAAATTTTGTACGTGGAAGGCGCAAGAGAAATCTACGCCGCCGTACCAAATATTGGACCTTTCGTGCGTCCATCAGCAGATGCAGATTCTAAAGTCTCTATGCACGCCAACGCGAGTCCTTCGGTCACGGATCCTGCTTTCGCTGCTTGGATTGCCAAAGTTCGATCGAATGGTTTTCCTTCACCTGGAACaggcttcttctctgctcatCAAATGGGTTCGTGTAGGATGGGCACTTCACCGAAGAATAGTGTCGTCGATTACAGAGGACGGGTATGGGGTACGCAGAATTTGTACATTGCAGATGCTTCGGTGTTCCCGTCTGCAAGTGGTGTCAACCCGATGATCACGAATATGGGAATTGCGAGAGGTATTGCCAGGGGTATCGCCGAAGAGGCTGATCGGGAGAATGTTGACCGTTTCAACGCTGTTAACACTGGAGTGAAAGCCAGGTTGTAG